From one Gallionella capsiferriformans ES-2 genomic stretch:
- a CDS encoding TlpA disulfide reductase family protein has product MLRAAFALLAVLLAWSAHAADFTLTDQQGKIHHLSDYRGKWVLVNYWATWCPPCLAEIPELNALHAAHKNTDLVVIGIAMDYSSGKVVAEFVRKHSISYPVVLGNSKIVAQIGELDVLPTSYLYNPSGEQVSMQAGEITRKSVEHYIKSKKFN; this is encoded by the coding sequence ATGTTAAGAGCGGCGTTTGCATTGCTGGCGGTGCTATTGGCGTGGTCCGCTCATGCCGCTGATTTTACTTTGACGGATCAGCAGGGGAAAATTCACCATTTGTCAGATTATCGCGGTAAATGGGTGCTGGTGAATTATTGGGCGACCTGGTGTCCACCCTGTCTTGCCGAGATTCCTGAACTTAATGCGCTGCACGCTGCGCATAAGAACACTGATCTTGTCGTGATCGGTATTGCGATGGACTATAGTTCCGGCAAGGTGGTGGCGGAATTCGTCAGGAAACACAGTATCAGCTACCCGGTGGTGTTGGGCAATTCTAAAATTGTTGCGCAAATCGGGGAGCTCGATGTGCTGCCGACCAGTTACCTGTACAACCCGTCAGGCGAGCAAGTCAGCATGCAGGCAGGTGAAATCACGCGGAAATCCGTCGAGCACTATATTAAGAGCAAGAAATTTAACTAG
- a CDS encoding YqhA family protein gives MKFFESLFEGSLWNSRFVILAAVIGSLVAGFVIFYMATVDVFFLFKHALHYADASLSDEARKALHDSTVSHIVEVVDGYLLATVMLIFSLGLYELFISDIDQAHGSKASSKILVINNLDDLKGRLAKVILMIMIVTLFEEALHMKLEAPIDLVYLGASITLIALALYFSHAAEHGAVNHEAATSDEDEAPAAPKKHGH, from the coding sequence ATGAAATTTTTTGAATCATTATTTGAAGGTTCCTTGTGGAATAGCCGTTTCGTCATTCTGGCCGCTGTTATCGGCAGTCTGGTGGCGGGATTTGTAATTTTTTACATGGCCACAGTCGACGTGTTTTTCCTGTTTAAGCATGCACTGCATTATGCGGATGCGAGTCTGTCGGATGAGGCGCGCAAGGCGTTGCATGACAGCACGGTGTCCCACATCGTCGAAGTTGTCGATGGCTATCTGCTGGCAACCGTGATGCTGATTTTCTCTCTCGGTTTGTATGAATTGTTCATCAGCGATATCGATCAGGCACACGGCAGCAAGGCGTCGAGCAAAATTCTGGTGATCAATAATCTGGATGATTTGAAAGGCCGTCTGGCTAAAGTGATTCTGATGATCATGATCGTGACGCTGTTTGAAGAGGCATTGCACATGAAGCTTGAGGCGCCGATAGACCTGGTTTATCTTGGTGCGAGTATCACGCTGATCGCACTGGCGCTGTATTTCAGCCATGCGGCCGAGCACGGTGCAGTCAATCATGAAGCAGCGACTTCAGATGAAGACGAAGCGCCTGCAGCACCTAAGAAGCACGGCCACTGA
- a CDS encoding ExeA family protein, whose protein sequence is MSSLYLDHFGLSLPPFSITPDPEFFFSGGSLIIEELLYASLQREGIVLLTGEVGSGKTLLTRVLLSRLPDNVDTVYLPNPAFSRDEIIDVIGRDLGLTSTGRGLESLQHELIRRHTIGRQVIVLIDEAHTMPGDAIEEVRRLSNLETDRCKLVQLILCGQPELDALLATPSMRQVRDRVVYRFTLQKMTRSEASHYLNHRLRIAGWHEAPLFSAAGMQRLLNDANGRARRLNLIADKSLLAAYAEGKNQVSARHVGMAIGDVGTNFSSSLLMKHIWPAATALLLSATLIAWHFK, encoded by the coding sequence ATGTCCTCACTTTATCTCGATCATTTCGGCCTTAGTCTGCCACCGTTTTCCATCACCCCCGATCCGGAATTTTTCTTTTCCGGCGGCAGCCTGATTATCGAAGAGCTCTTGTACGCTTCTCTGCAACGCGAGGGCATCGTGCTGTTAACCGGTGAAGTCGGCAGCGGAAAAACATTGCTGACCCGTGTGCTGCTCTCACGCCTGCCTGACAATGTCGATACGGTTTATCTGCCCAACCCGGCTTTTTCCCGCGATGAAATCATCGACGTCATCGGCCGCGATCTGGGATTGACCAGCACCGGGAGAGGTCTGGAATCGCTGCAGCATGAACTGATCAGGCGACACACTATTGGTCGTCAGGTGATTGTGCTGATAGATGAAGCGCACACCATGCCGGGCGACGCGATCGAAGAAGTCAGGCGGCTCTCAAACCTTGAAACCGACCGCTGCAAACTGGTGCAGCTCATCCTGTGCGGCCAACCGGAACTGGACGCCCTGCTTGCGACGCCGTCGATGCGGCAGGTGCGCGACCGCGTGGTGTACCGGTTCACGCTGCAAAAAATGACCCGCAGCGAGGCGAGTCACTATCTGAATCACCGCCTCCGCATCGCAGGCTGGCATGAAGCCCCCCTGTTTTCCGCTGCCGGCATGCAACGATTGCTCAATGACGCCAACGGACGGGCGCGCCGCCTCAACCTGATCGCCGACAAATCGCTGCTCGCCGCGTATGCCGAGGGGAAAAATCAGGTCAGCGCACGCCACGTAGGAATGGCGATCGGCGACGTCGGCACGAACTTTTCATCATCCCTACTAATGAAACACATTTGGCCCGCTGCGACCGCACTGCTGCTGAGCGCCACACTGATCGCCTGGCACTTCAAATAG
- a CDS encoding type II secretion system protein GspD, which yields MHFALKNINKNMLMLAALGTPLGGCSNLPAAMPPSAQHISLPAETTGTIPPLNETAPLPPPPKSTKAAERYSIVVNGVLAQEILFALARDAKLNIEIHPGITGTVTMNLLNRTLPEILDAIARQVDMRYELNGSNLAIMPDSPFLKNYQIEYPNVARNAKNSINMSTSIAVIGKGQGTGGGSNGSNSSIDNISDNQFWATLTENIKDLLRETDKKLPEGSSETVTEQNNQQQITPQTGTTATDATGRNTRSAISTLPAQIQTQNTSRARRVTYREAAYVIANPETGIISVRATSRQHATIREFIDKVMNNARRQVLLEATIVEVTLSDQYQQGIDWSLLRTLGLSLTQVSPVGALTAMGTISYTNPGKPGSFSLSGSIKLLETFGKLHVLSSPKLSVLNNQTGLVKVVDESVYFTIEVTQGTYGANNTVLTLPTYTSTIHTVPVGFMMYVTPQIGGDTEVTLNLRPTITRILSYAKDPNPALINTITPALSVTNLIPQIQTREMESIMRVRNGDIAVLGGLMQDTRAGDTNQIPGLGSVPGLGQLFKARTDKNTKSELVVFLRPVILNQETQYDLVRQFKDPASTPEWQKTIQKTEVKP from the coding sequence ATGCATTTCGCTCTGAAAAATATAAATAAAAACATGCTGATGCTGGCCGCACTCGGCACCCCACTGGGAGGATGCAGCAATCTGCCTGCGGCTATGCCCCCCTCTGCACAGCACATTTCCCTGCCGGCTGAAACGACCGGCACCATTCCCCCTCTGAACGAGACGGCGCCGCTACCGCCACCGCCCAAAAGCACCAAAGCCGCCGAGCGCTACAGCATCGTGGTCAACGGCGTGCTGGCGCAGGAAATCCTCTTCGCCCTGGCGCGCGATGCAAAACTCAACATCGAGATTCACCCCGGCATCACCGGCACGGTCACCATGAACCTGCTCAATCGTACCCTGCCGGAAATTCTCGACGCGATTGCAAGGCAAGTGGACATGCGCTACGAGCTCAACGGCAGCAATCTCGCAATTATGCCGGACAGCCCGTTTTTGAAAAACTACCAGATCGAATACCCTAACGTTGCGCGCAACGCCAAAAACAGCATCAATATGTCCACCAGCATTGCGGTGATCGGCAAAGGCCAGGGCACTGGCGGCGGCAGCAATGGATCAAACTCCAGCATCGATAATATTTCTGATAATCAATTTTGGGCTACGCTGACCGAAAACATCAAGGATCTCTTGCGCGAAACCGACAAGAAGCTGCCGGAAGGATCGAGCGAGACCGTCACCGAGCAAAATAACCAGCAGCAAATCACGCCGCAAACCGGCACGACCGCGACCGATGCCACCGGCAGAAATACCCGCAGCGCCATCTCCACCCTGCCCGCGCAGATACAAACCCAGAACACCAGCCGTGCGCGCCGCGTGACTTACCGGGAAGCGGCCTATGTGATTGCCAACCCGGAAACCGGCATCATCAGTGTGCGCGCCACGTCTCGCCAGCACGCCACAATCCGTGAGTTCATCGACAAGGTGATGAACAACGCGCGCCGTCAGGTCCTACTCGAAGCCACTATCGTCGAAGTCACGCTCTCCGACCAGTATCAGCAGGGTATAGACTGGTCACTGCTGCGCACACTGGGTCTTAGTCTCACCCAAGTGTCGCCGGTCGGCGCCCTGACTGCAATGGGCACGATCAGCTACACAAATCCGGGCAAACCCGGCAGTTTCAGCCTGAGCGGTTCGATCAAGTTACTGGAAACCTTTGGCAAGCTGCATGTGCTGTCCAGCCCGAAACTGTCGGTGTTAAACAACCAGACGGGTTTGGTCAAAGTCGTGGATGAATCAGTCTATTTCACCATTGAAGTGACGCAGGGAACCTATGGCGCGAATAACACCGTACTCACTCTCCCGACTTACACCTCAACCATACACACGGTCCCGGTCGGCTTCATGATGTATGTCACGCCGCAGATCGGCGGCGACACCGAGGTCACGCTCAATTTGCGACCGACCATCACGCGCATCTTGAGCTACGCAAAAGACCCCAACCCGGCACTGATCAATACGATCACGCCTGCGCTCAGCGTAACCAACCTGATCCCGCAAATCCAGACGCGGGAGATGGAGTCCATCATGAGGGTGCGCAACGGCGACATCGCGGTGCTGGGCGGACTGATGCAGGATACCCGCGCAGGCGACACCAATCAGATACCGGGACTCGGCAGCGTCCCGGGGCTGGGACAACTATTCAAGGCGCGCACCGACAAAAACACCAAGTCCGAACTGGTGGTTTTCCTGCGCCCCGTCATCCTGAATCAGGAGACTCAGTACGATCTGGTGCGCCAGTTCAAGGACCCGGCCAGTACGCCTGAATGGCAAAAAACGATCCAAAAAACCGAGGTGAAGCCATGA
- a CDS encoding tetratricopeptide repeat protein yields MSLLLDALKRAQSDENKHNTAPQPESGVAINAPHTHALMAYSIAALAVLSLALIWYFYHINQYVPVSNPPRDLASAASAASAPSAASSTVALDSPLAALPPTASGVDSLTYKDKSWTHPVDTKNPERKKHKPAKKGAKRGIIASTAIDPLKAGYLALSEGNLDRAEQYYLSVLAQRPQEKDALLGLAVIAQRRNHPDRATEYYRQVLREDLGNAAAAAGLASLTMHADPVTAESQLHELIDLKPTAPEFHYALGGVLARQLRWGEAQQSYFKAFNLSPNNALYAYNLAVSLDRLHQSAAALPYYEKAIMLAKPEDPTLDMDQIERRIQELRATSPESR; encoded by the coding sequence ATGAGTCTGCTATTGGATGCGTTAAAGCGCGCACAGAGCGATGAGAACAAACACAACACCGCGCCCCAACCGGAATCAGGCGTTGCAATCAACGCGCCTCATACTCATGCACTAATGGCTTACAGCATCGCAGCACTCGCCGTATTGAGCCTCGCATTAATCTGGTATTTTTACCATATAAATCAATATGTTCCTGTATCAAATCCGCCCAGAGATCTAGCATCGGCAGCATCTGCGGCGTCGGCCCCGTCAGCCGCATCATCGACGGTTGCGCTGGACAGCCCACTGGCCGCACTTCCGCCGACTGCCAGCGGCGTTGACAGTCTGACCTATAAAGATAAATCATGGACGCATCCGGTCGACACCAAAAATCCTGAGCGCAAAAAACACAAACCGGCAAAGAAGGGGGCAAAACGCGGCATTATTGCCAGCACCGCAATCGACCCGCTGAAGGCCGGCTACCTTGCGCTCAGCGAAGGGAATCTGGATCGTGCTGAACAATATTATCTGAGCGTGCTCGCCCAACGTCCGCAGGAAAAGGATGCGCTACTTGGACTCGCCGTAATTGCCCAACGCAGGAATCATCCCGACCGCGCGACTGAATACTACCGGCAGGTCTTGCGTGAAGATCTGGGCAATGCAGCCGCAGCGGCAGGACTTGCCAGCCTAACCATGCACGCAGACCCGGTGACAGCCGAGAGTCAGCTGCATGAGCTGATTGATTTAAAGCCGACCGCACCCGAATTTCACTATGCGCTAGGCGGCGTACTGGCGCGCCAGTTACGCTGGGGAGAGGCGCAGCAATCCTATTTCAAGGCCTTTAACCTGTCGCCCAACAACGCACTTTACGCCTACAACCTGGCTGTTTCACTCGATCGTCTGCATCAGAGCGCCGCCGCCCTGCCCTATTATGAAAAAGCGATCATGCTCGCTAAACCCGAAGATCCAACGCTCGATATGGATCAGATTGAGCGCCGCATACAGGAACTGCGCGCGACATCCCCGGAATCACGCTAG
- a CDS encoding GspE/PulE family protein has translation MNTQLEQGAHQRIGEVLIARGHLNDDQLRIALQKQKTDNKPLGEELLDLHFISEQAMREAVSEAAGYKSIDLAGNVANAAALALIPKPVAIKYTLFPISFDAAAGHLVIVAANPDDILARDAISPFLVQASLIAGRRIIPAWRIAPSAEVLAAIDKFYDHELSIEGILFELESGELDINALMQAGVSYSHPIVRLTDAILSDAVSRSSSDIHFEPEEQFLRVRYRIDGVLRPVRSLSKTHWMAILVRLKVLSGMNIAETRAPQDGRVSLSLFGRQIDFRAASHPTIHGENFVLRILDRKLGIVSLDKLGMTDSQLSLLERMLERPEGILLVTGPTGSGKTTTLYSILSHLNNDAVNIMTLEDPVEYPMPLTRQTSIAETIKLDFSNGIRSLMRQDPDIILVGEIRDHDTAEMALRAAMTGHQVFSTLHTNSAIGSVSRLHDLGIVDDMFASNLIGIIAQRLVRRLCPLCKVGYSPDDTERRIMGIDLNLEIMIYQPAGCTDCEDQGYKGRLAIMELLRFDRGIVELVTRRAGLKELTDYALAHQFVPLAEDGIRRVREGLTSLPEVRRVVDFSDRMSE, from the coding sequence ATGAACACACAACTCGAGCAAGGCGCGCACCAACGTATCGGCGAAGTACTGATCGCACGCGGTCACCTCAACGATGACCAGTTGCGTATCGCCTTGCAAAAACAAAAAACCGACAACAAGCCGCTGGGTGAAGAGTTACTGGATTTACATTTCATCTCCGAACAGGCAATGCGGGAAGCCGTCTCTGAAGCGGCAGGTTACAAATCGATCGATCTGGCCGGCAATGTCGCCAATGCAGCAGCACTCGCCCTGATACCCAAACCGGTCGCCATAAAATACACCCTGTTTCCGATCAGCTTCGACGCCGCTGCGGGCCATCTGGTCATTGTGGCGGCCAATCCAGACGACATTCTGGCGCGCGATGCGATTTCGCCGTTTCTGGTGCAGGCCAGCCTAATCGCAGGGCGGCGCATCATCCCCGCCTGGCGCATCGCACCAAGCGCCGAAGTACTGGCAGCAATCGACAAATTTTATGATCACGAACTCTCTATCGAAGGCATTCTTTTCGAACTGGAGAGCGGCGAGTTGGACATCAACGCGCTGATGCAGGCGGGCGTGTCCTACAGCCATCCGATTGTGCGCCTGACCGACGCAATTTTGTCGGACGCCGTCAGTCGCAGTTCATCGGACATACACTTCGAACCCGAAGAACAGTTTTTACGCGTGCGCTACCGCATCGACGGTGTGTTAAGGCCGGTGCGTTCGCTGTCCAAAACGCACTGGATGGCAATACTGGTGCGGCTGAAAGTCCTGTCTGGCATGAACATCGCCGAGACGCGGGCGCCGCAGGACGGCCGTGTCTCACTGTCGCTGTTCGGCCGGCAGATTGACTTTCGCGCCGCCTCACACCCGACCATCCACGGCGAAAATTTTGTGCTAAGGATTTTAGACCGCAAGCTTGGCATCGTCAGTCTCGACAAACTGGGCATGACAGACTCACAACTGTCGCTACTCGAACGCATGCTCGAACGCCCCGAAGGTATCCTGCTGGTAACAGGCCCCACGGGTTCGGGCAAAACCACCACGCTGTACTCCATCCTGAGCCACCTCAATAACGATGCGGTGAACATCATGACGCTGGAAGATCCAGTGGAATACCCCATGCCGCTCACCCGGCAAACCTCGATTGCCGAGACCATCAAACTGGACTTCTCGAACGGCATCCGCTCCTTGATGCGCCAAGACCCGGATATCATCCTGGTCGGCGAAATCCGCGACCACGACACCGCCGAAATGGCACTGCGCGCCGCGATGACGGGACATCAGGTGTTCTCGACCCTGCACACCAATTCGGCAATAGGCTCGGTATCAAGACTGCACGATCTCGGGATTGTGGACGACATGTTTGCCTCCAACCTGATCGGCATCATCGCCCAGCGCCTGGTGCGCCGCCTGTGCCCGCTGTGCAAAGTCGGCTATTCTCCCGATGATACCGAACGCCGCATTATGGGGATCGATCTGAATCTGGAGATCATGATTTACCAGCCGGCGGGCTGCACCGACTGCGAAGATCAAGGCTACAAGGGCCGCCTTGCCATCATGGAGCTGCTGCGTTTTGATCGCGGCATCGTCGAGCTGGTCACCCGTCGCGCCGGCCTCAAAGAATTAACCGACTACGCACTGGCACATCAGTTCGTGCCGCTCGCCGAAGACGGCATCCGCCGCGTGCGCGAAGGGCTCACGTCCTTACCGGAAGTGCGTCGCGTCGTCGATTTCAGCGACAGGATGAGTGAATAA
- a CDS encoding type II secretion system F family protein, translated as MPLYRYRAVDKQGRVTKGETDALNEFDLTAQLKKNDLELIRASSNKSRKHSVHKLSRRDLIQFLFQLEMLLRAGVPIQAILSDLRETSETPHIKALCANLYEKIDSGSTISEAFAANPGIFPELVVNLIRAGEGTGQLPYVLQEIVASLKWQDELVSKTRQLLTYPAFVTLVVGSVVVFLMTYLVPQILGFVANMGGTIPLQTVVLLWVSDKFVRYWWIIVPAPFVIIVLILILSKMSYRFRRMMHAAQLRIPYVGTIIKKIILARISDTLGLTYRTGIPVLDGLVYCRNISGNIVVQEALDLARTDIANGAPISRGFSAQKLFPPLVIRMIRVGEETGDLAGSLKNISYFYNRDINDSISRVQALIEPTLTIVLGIILGWIMMAVLGPIYDTIAKLKLT; from the coding sequence ATGCCGCTCTACCGCTACCGCGCCGTCGATAAACAAGGCCGTGTCACCAAGGGTGAAACAGACGCGCTCAATGAATTCGATCTGACAGCACAACTGAAAAAAAACGACCTGGAACTGATACGGGCGAGCTCGAACAAAAGCCGCAAACACAGCGTCCACAAGCTCTCGCGGCGCGATCTGATTCAGTTTTTGTTTCAGCTGGAAATGCTGCTACGCGCAGGCGTACCGATCCAAGCCATCTTGTCCGATTTGCGTGAAACCTCCGAGACGCCGCACATCAAGGCGCTGTGCGCCAACCTGTATGAAAAAATCGACTCGGGATCGACAATCTCCGAAGCCTTTGCCGCCAATCCGGGAATTTTCCCGGAACTGGTGGTCAATCTGATTCGAGCAGGCGAGGGCACAGGTCAGCTGCCCTATGTGCTGCAGGAAATCGTCGCCTCCTTAAAATGGCAGGATGAGCTCGTCTCTAAAACCCGCCAGCTGCTGACCTATCCCGCCTTCGTCACGCTGGTGGTCGGCTCCGTCGTGGTATTTTTGATGACCTATCTGGTGCCGCAAATTCTGGGGTTCGTCGCCAACATGGGCGGCACCATCCCGCTGCAAACCGTCGTCCTGCTCTGGGTGTCGGATAAATTCGTCAGATACTGGTGGATCATCGTACCTGCACCCTTCGTAATAATTGTGCTGATCCTGATACTGTCCAAGATGAGCTATCGCTTCAGGCGCATGATGCACGCCGCGCAATTGCGTATTCCCTATGTCGGCACCATCATCAAAAAAATCATTCTGGCCCGCATCAGCGACACGCTGGGTTTGACTTATCGCACCGGCATTCCCGTGCTGGACGGTCTGGTTTACTGCCGCAACATCTCAGGCAACATCGTCGTTCAAGAAGCGCTAGATCTGGCGCGCACCGACATCGCCAACGGCGCGCCGATCAGCCGTGGCTTTTCCGCCCAGAAGCTGTTTCCCCCGCTGGTGATCCGCATGATCCGGGTCGGCGAGGAAACCGGTGATCTGGCAGGTTCTCTGAAAAACATCTCCTATTTTTACAACCGCGATATCAACGACTCGATCAGTCGCGTGCAAGCGCTCATTGAACCCACGCTCACCATCGTACTCGGCATCATCTTAGGCTGGATCATGATGGCTGTGCTGGGGCCCATTTACGACACCATCGCCAAGCTCAAACTGACATGA
- a CDS encoding type II secretion system protein, with protein sequence MKKRTQIGFTLVEMAIVMFVMALMLGGGLTILSAQQDQQKTEENSAKLNEVREALIGYVIANQRLPCPASSTSNGLETFCTNALGTACGLPIVPPAAIPAHGRCTNPYNGFLPAVTLGLSPTDTQGYAMDSWGTVQSRIRYAVYEGRITGGTANYSTFTASGEMAIATMSNIANFSSNNPLLSVCTNAIGITSTTCNTAIALTSQSPAVIFSLGENAMTGGTSANEAANLNGDPVFISRALTSSAETGGEFDDQVNWLSLYILFNRMVQAGKLP encoded by the coding sequence ATGAAAAAACGCACACAAATCGGTTTTACCCTCGTCGAAATGGCCATTGTGATGTTCGTTATGGCACTGATGCTAGGCGGTGGACTGACGATACTTTCGGCGCAGCAGGATCAACAAAAAACTGAAGAAAATTCAGCCAAGCTCAATGAGGTACGCGAGGCGTTGATTGGCTATGTAATTGCCAATCAACGACTGCCTTGTCCTGCATCATCAACCAGTAATGGTCTGGAAACTTTTTGCACCAATGCTTTAGGAACGGCATGTGGTTTACCCATTGTCCCGCCTGCCGCCATACCCGCTCATGGTCGATGCACCAACCCATACAACGGTTTTCTGCCTGCAGTGACACTTGGCCTTAGTCCGACTGATACACAAGGATATGCTATGGATTCTTGGGGGACTGTTCAAAGTAGGATTCGATACGCAGTTTACGAGGGACGTATAACGGGGGGCACAGCTAATTACAGCACTTTCACTGCAAGCGGAGAAATGGCCATAGCAACTATGTCCAATATCGCCAATTTCTCCTCTAACAATCCACTACTATCGGTCTGCACCAACGCTATCGGAATAACATCCACTACCTGCAATACAGCCATCGCGCTTACAAGCCAGTCACCAGCCGTAATTTTTTCATTGGGTGAAAATGCCATGACAGGTGGCACAAGCGCCAATGAAGCCGCAAATCTGAATGGTGATCCTGTTTTTATCAGCCGCGCACTAACTTCCAGCGCTGAAACTGGCGGTGAATTCGACGACCAAGTGAACTGGCTTTCCCTGTACATACTGTTCAACCGCATGGTTCAAGCCGGGAAACTGCCATGA
- a CDS encoding response regulator transcription factor, with product MSRRSALQSSIPRSAPSLLIVEDDEALANYLTYAMTEDGYQVVCALDRSQALKISPQPLLALVDLGLPPAANRITEGLFLIDALLTNQPHCKIIVITGQDEESAALEAVRRGAFDFLSKPASMNDIKTAVKRASLFLHHEEHLSESGEERLHITVKLSDGPKNTGDAAEEKIVRGVMAEVNGNVTEAANRLGLVRENLYYYLKKYGIQLHKA from the coding sequence ATGAGCCGTCGGAGCGCACTTCAGTCATCCATTCCCCGCAGTGCGCCGTCGCTGCTGATCGTCGAAGATGATGAAGCGCTGGCCAATTATTTGACCTATGCCATGACCGAGGATGGCTATCAGGTGGTTTGCGCACTCGACCGCTCTCAAGCACTGAAAATTTCTCCGCAACCGCTGCTGGCGCTGGTCGATCTGGGTCTGCCACCTGCAGCAAACCGAATCACTGAGGGACTGTTCCTGATCGACGCCCTACTGACCAACCAGCCGCACTGCAAGATTATCGTCATCACCGGACAAGACGAGGAATCCGCAGCACTGGAAGCGGTGCGCCGGGGGGCATTCGATTTTTTGAGCAAACCCGCATCTATGAACGACATCAAAACCGCTGTCAAACGCGCCAGCCTTTTTCTACACCATGAGGAACATCTGTCCGAGTCGGGCGAGGAGCGTTTACATATCACCGTAAAACTCTCCGACGGGCCAAAAAATACCGGCGATGCGGCAGAGGAGAAAATCGTACGCGGCGTGATGGCCGAGGTAAACGGAAACGTCACGGAAGCAGCCAATCGGCTGGGGCTCGTACGTGAAAATTTATACTATTACCTGAAAAAGTATGGCATCCAGCTGCACAAAGCATGA
- a CDS encoding ATP-binding protein, with product MNLYPALPLILVAAGLALLVAIAYLARLVRRHRRSLGALLQLAQTNQEPLHLPAEAWPALTAGGIMRLEYSGNWFGQPVQESRGIEHTNRHPFTFNIRADNDISLDFRLYANSNRGETRLFAENLAGVFRLLLETSVHSKMEALSAALTEQAKLSLYLQHDLRNLAQWVEWLAADLDATTDDTSLLRLANRLKNSAPQAAARAKQILKASCKVHVNTPQPPQEIALGYTIRQAAEHAGISINIKGDARIFLRRDLFERTLDNLFANVAPLLRQHEDLSVHVEITHPTGQILARIDMPHLEEIASLPAENLFEPFASGRPGGLGLGLYQAHQSMAEAGGELVAELREKHISFLLTLPDTKSGLQN from the coding sequence ATGAACCTCTATCCAGCCCTACCTTTGATACTAGTCGCAGCGGGGCTGGCCTTGCTGGTTGCGATTGCCTACCTTGCGCGTCTGGTCAGACGGCATCGCCGCTCGTTGGGTGCGCTGCTGCAACTGGCGCAAACGAATCAGGAACCGCTGCACCTTCCCGCTGAAGCCTGGCCCGCACTGACCGCCGGCGGCATCATGCGGCTCGAATATTCGGGCAACTGGTTCGGGCAACCGGTGCAAGAGTCCCGTGGAATTGAGCACACTAACCGCCATCCGTTCACCTTCAATATCCGCGCGGATAACGATATCAGTCTGGATTTCAGACTTTATGCCAACTCCAATCGCGGCGAGACTAGGCTGTTTGCGGAAAATCTGGCAGGTGTATTTCGCCTGCTGCTGGAAACATCCGTCCACAGCAAAATGGAAGCGTTATCCGCAGCGCTGACCGAACAGGCCAAGCTGTCGCTCTATCTGCAACACGATCTGCGCAATCTGGCTCAGTGGGTCGAGTGGCTCGCCGCCGACCTTGATGCGACCACGGACGACACCTCATTACTGCGCCTTGCCAATCGCCTGAAAAACAGCGCCCCGCAGGCTGCCGCGCGGGCAAAACAGATACTCAAGGCCAGTTGCAAAGTTCATGTAAACACCCCGCAACCGCCACAGGAAATTGCGCTGGGCTATACCATCCGTCAGGCGGCCGAACACGCCGGAATTTCCATCAATATCAAAGGCGATGCGCGCATTTTTCTGCGCCGGGATCTGTTCGAGCGCACGCTGGACAATCTGTTCGCCAATGTAGCGCCCCTGCTCCGCCAGCATGAGGACCTGAGCGTCCATGTTGAAATTACGCACCCAACGGGTCAGATTTTGGCCAGAATCGACATGCCGCATCTGGAAGAAATCGCAAGCCTACCCGCCGAAAACCTGTTCGAGCCTTTCGCCAGCGGACGCCCCGGGGGGCTTGGCTTGGGACTTTATCAGGCGCATCAGAGCATGGCTGAGGCGGGGGGAGAGTTGGTCGCAGAACTGCGCGAAAAACATATCAGTTTTTTGCTGACGCTGCCCGATACGAAGTCTGGATTGCAAAATTAA